One Burkholderia vietnamiensis LMG 10929 genomic window carries:
- the treA gene encoding alpha,alpha-trehalase TreA, translating to MTSRRAESIASHPGLHPSTSTSMPAPRPRCAAVLAIAYLAVAGCAAQADNANHAASQPAMQTAAAPASAASGALLPPPSQLYGDLFVAVQTAQLYPDQKTFVDATPNTDPATIVQLYQQQKSQPGFSLKAFVDQYFTAPPQGGVTPPANLTLRQHIDWLWPQLTRTTTSVPPYSSLVPMPKPYVVPGGRFREGYYWDTYFTMLGLQVSGREDLVDDMLDNFAYLIDTVGHIPNGNRTYYASRSQPPFFAYMVTLAARAEGDTVYQKYLPALRKEYAYWMQGESAAPRGEAVRHVVAMPDGAVLNRYWDASDTPRDESYLEDVTTAKAVPSRPANDVYRDLRAGAESGWDYSSRWFGDGRTLATIRTTSIVPVDLNSLMFHLETTIVKGCTVARDVGCVVDFSARAARRAAAINRYLWNRHGYYGDYDWQLRKPRDGVTAAALYPLFAGVAWPERAKATAREVRKTLLQPGGLATTTQNTGQQWDAPNGWAPLQWIAIEGLRRYGEPALAKDIGTRFLADVKHVYATEGKLVEKYVVEGAGEGGGGGGEYPLQDGFGWTNGVTLKLLGLYGE from the coding sequence ATGACATCGCGTCGTGCCGAATCGATCGCATCACATCCCGGTCTGCATCCGTCCACGTCCACGTCCATGCCTGCGCCGCGTCCGCGCTGCGCGGCCGTACTTGCCATCGCTTATCTTGCCGTCGCCGGCTGCGCCGCACAGGCCGACAATGCGAACCACGCGGCGAGCCAGCCCGCGATGCAGACGGCCGCAGCGCCGGCAAGCGCCGCATCGGGCGCGCTGCTGCCGCCGCCGAGCCAGCTGTACGGCGACCTGTTCGTCGCGGTGCAGACCGCGCAGCTCTATCCCGACCAGAAGACGTTCGTCGACGCGACGCCCAATACCGATCCGGCGACGATCGTCCAGTTGTATCAGCAACAGAAATCCCAGCCGGGCTTCTCGCTGAAGGCGTTCGTCGACCAGTACTTCACGGCGCCGCCGCAGGGTGGCGTCACGCCGCCCGCGAACCTGACGCTGCGTCAGCACATCGACTGGCTGTGGCCGCAGCTCACGCGGACCACGACGAGCGTGCCGCCGTACAGTTCGCTGGTTCCGATGCCGAAGCCGTACGTCGTGCCCGGCGGCCGGTTCCGCGAAGGCTACTACTGGGACACCTATTTCACGATGCTCGGGCTGCAGGTGTCGGGGCGCGAGGATCTGGTCGACGACATGCTCGACAACTTCGCGTACCTGATCGACACGGTGGGCCACATCCCGAACGGCAACCGCACGTACTACGCGAGCCGCTCGCAGCCGCCGTTCTTCGCGTACATGGTCACGCTCGCCGCGCGGGCGGAAGGCGACACGGTCTACCAGAAGTATCTGCCGGCGCTGCGCAAGGAGTATGCGTACTGGATGCAGGGCGAAAGCGCGGCGCCGCGCGGCGAGGCCGTGCGCCACGTGGTCGCGATGCCGGACGGCGCGGTGCTCAATCGCTACTGGGATGCGAGCGACACGCCGCGCGACGAGTCGTATCTCGAGGACGTGACGACGGCGAAGGCCGTGCCGAGCCGTCCGGCGAACGACGTGTACCGCGACCTGCGCGCGGGCGCCGAAAGCGGCTGGGACTACAGCTCGCGCTGGTTTGGCGACGGCAGGACGCTCGCGACGATCCGCACGACGTCGATCGTGCCGGTCGACCTGAACAGCCTGATGTTCCATCTCGAGACGACGATCGTGAAGGGCTGCACGGTCGCGCGCGACGTCGGATGCGTGGTCGATTTTTCCGCGCGGGCCGCGCGCCGCGCCGCCGCGATCAACCGCTATCTGTGGAACCGCCACGGCTATTACGGCGATTACGACTGGCAGTTGCGCAAGCCGCGCGACGGCGTGACGGCCGCTGCGCTGTATCCGCTGTTTGCCGGCGTCGCGTGGCCGGAGCGCGCGAAGGCGACCGCGCGCGAGGTACGCAAGACGCTGTTGCAGCCGGGCGGCCTCGCGACGACGACGCAGAACACCGGCCAGCAGTGGGATGCGCCGAATGGCTGGGCGCCGCTGCAATGGATCGCGATCGAAGGGTTGCGGCGCTACGGCGAACCGGCGCTCGCGAAGGACATCGGCACGCGCTTTCTCGCCGACGTGAAGCACGTGTATGCGACCGAAGGCAAGCTCGTCGAGAAGTACGTGGTGGAGGGCGCCGGCGAGGGCGGCGGTGGTGGCGGGGAATATCCGCTGCAGGACGGCTTTGGGTGGACCAACGGCGTCACGCTGAAACTGCTCGGGTTGTATGGGGAGTAG
- a CDS encoding barstar family protein, translating to MTNVFVDTTKITDWPSFHRVFSQIFGFPAFYGNNMDALIDCLSYLDDPEAAMTSLHVRPGETLAIQLGAVISFRRRCPDLFESLQDACAFVNWRRTREHGAALVALSYYD from the coding sequence ATGACGAACGTATTCGTAGACACGACTAAAATTACGGACTGGCCTTCATTCCATCGGGTCTTCTCGCAGATCTTTGGTTTTCCCGCGTTTTATGGCAACAACATGGACGCGTTGATTGACTGTTTGAGTTACCTCGATGATCCCGAGGCCGCGATGACGAGCTTGCATGTTAGGCCGGGAGAGACGTTGGCGATACAGCTTGGCGCTGTCATCAGTTTCAGAAGGCGCTGTCCAGATCTATTCGAGTCTTTGCAAGACGCGTGCGCTTTCGTGAACTGGCGACGTACGCGCGAGCATGGGGCCGCTTTGGTCGCACTGTCGTACTATGACTGA
- a CDS encoding carbohydrate porin, with the protein MKNHLKPVARKPRLPAFATLLLSLASAPALAQALPPAAAPDPVAGASGAAAPTQAADAAEPTGLWERSNLFGNIGGLRDVLGEHGVTLNLQETSEYLYNAAGGTQRGGAYQGLTQFGFTVDAQKAIGLPGGTFNVSGLQIHGTNLTSRYLQTLQTATGIEANSTTRLWELWYQQAFFDGKADVRIGQQSVDQEFMVSQYAATFINSTFGWPVLPATDLPAGGPAYPLSSLGVRLRVKPADAWTAMIGVYDGNAAGRSDGDAQTLNAHGTNFNLRSGAFVIGELQYALNAPSSDPKAPPPAGLPGTYKIGFWYQTQHANDPRVGTDGLSLANPASNGIAATHHGNYGFYAGADQMIWRPAPDSPRSVGVFARVMGAPGDRNIVDFAANAGITLKAPFRGRDDDTAGIAIGYTKIGSHARALDGDTGTYQTPGYPVRRAETVIEATYQYQVAPWWQLQADLQHFFRPGGGIPNPNAAGARIGDETVIGVRTTITF; encoded by the coding sequence ATGAAGAACCATCTCAAACCCGTCGCTCGCAAGCCGCGCCTGCCGGCGTTCGCCACGCTGCTGCTGTCGCTGGCGTCCGCTCCGGCGCTCGCGCAAGCGCTGCCGCCCGCGGCCGCGCCGGACCCGGTTGCCGGCGCGAGCGGCGCCGCTGCCCCCACCCAGGCCGCCGATGCTGCCGAGCCCACCGGTTTGTGGGAACGGTCGAACCTGTTCGGCAACATCGGCGGCCTGCGCGACGTGCTCGGCGAGCACGGCGTCACGCTGAACCTGCAGGAAACCAGCGAGTACCTGTACAACGCCGCGGGCGGCACGCAGCGCGGCGGCGCCTATCAGGGGCTCACGCAGTTCGGCTTCACCGTCGATGCGCAGAAGGCGATCGGGCTGCCGGGCGGCACGTTCAACGTGTCGGGGCTGCAGATCCACGGCACCAACCTCACGTCGCGCTATCTGCAGACGCTGCAGACGGCGACCGGCATCGAGGCGAATTCGACCACGCGCCTGTGGGAGCTGTGGTACCAGCAGGCGTTTTTCGACGGCAAGGCGGACGTGCGGATCGGCCAGCAGAGCGTCGACCAGGAGTTCATGGTCAGCCAGTACGCGGCGACGTTCATCAACTCGACGTTCGGCTGGCCGGTGCTGCCGGCCACCGACCTGCCGGCCGGCGGCCCGGCGTATCCGCTGTCGTCGCTCGGCGTGCGCTTGCGCGTGAAGCCGGCCGACGCGTGGACGGCAATGATCGGCGTCTACGACGGCAACGCGGCCGGCCGCAGCGACGGCGATGCGCAGACGCTGAACGCGCACGGCACCAACTTCAACCTGCGCAGCGGCGCATTCGTGATCGGCGAGCTGCAGTACGCGCTGAACGCGCCGTCGTCCGACCCGAAGGCGCCGCCGCCGGCCGGCCTGCCCGGCACCTACAAGATCGGCTTCTGGTATCAGACGCAGCACGCGAACGATCCGCGCGTCGGCACCGACGGGCTGTCGCTCGCGAACCCCGCCAGCAACGGGATTGCGGCCACGCATCACGGCAACTACGGCTTCTATGCGGGCGCGGACCAGATGATCTGGCGGCCGGCGCCGGACAGCCCGCGTTCGGTCGGCGTGTTCGCGCGCGTGATGGGCGCGCCGGGCGATCGCAACATCGTCGATTTCGCGGCCAATGCGGGCATCACGCTCAAGGCGCCGTTCCGCGGCCGCGACGACGACACGGCCGGCATCGCGATCGGCTATACCAAGATCGGCTCGCATGCGCGCGCGCTCGACGGCGACACCGGCACGTATCAGACGCCCGGCTACCCGGTGCGCCGCGCGGAAACGGTGATCGAGGCGACCTACCAGTATCAGGTCGCGCCGTGGTGGCAGTTGCAGGCCGACCTGCAGCACTTCTTCCGGCCGGGCGGCGGGATCCCGAACCCGAACGCGGCCGGCGCGCGCATCGGGGATGAAACGGTGATCGGGGTGCGCACTACGATTACGTTCTGA
- a CDS encoding Nramp family divalent metal transporter, giving the protein MSTPSNVSPPIAVERSAVLDEAHLGDIRGALGTIAHHDTAARGTWWARLRTLLAIIGPGLIVMVGDNDAGAFGTYTQAGQNYGTTLLWTLLLLVPVLYVNQEMVLRLGAVTGVGHARLIFERFGKFWGAFSVIDLFLLNALTIVTEFIGITFVLAFFGLPKVAGVCVAAALTMAAVSTGDFRRFERFAIVLCVLSLLLVPVLVSIHPPVSQMSRDFFIPNWPAHAKLSDVMLLVIGIVGTTVAPWQLFFQQSYVIDKRITPRFMKYEKIDLWIGIAFVLIGAVAMIGFSAALFGGHPEAGNFTDAGGIIAGLEKYAGRTSATLFAVALLDACIIGAAAVSLSTAYAIGDVFKIRHSLHRGVSDAKGFYLVYFGIVAAAAALVLIPGSPLGLLTEAVQTLAGVLLPSATVFLLVLCNDRQVLGPWVNSTRLNVFTGAVIWVLVLLSIILTASVMYPDISGEAIVDVLVGGTVLAIAGYLATVLIRRNRRVVEPGIDRSLRDAWRMPPLDSLTPQKMTVATRVWMAVLRGYLVVAVGLVIVKVVQMTLLK; this is encoded by the coding sequence ATGTCCACGCCATCGAACGTCTCTCCACCGATCGCCGTCGAACGCAGCGCCGTGCTCGACGAAGCCCACCTGGGCGACATCCGCGGCGCGCTCGGCACGATCGCGCATCACGACACCGCCGCGCGCGGCACCTGGTGGGCGCGGCTGCGCACGCTGCTGGCGATCATCGGGCCCGGTCTGATCGTGATGGTCGGCGACAACGATGCCGGCGCGTTCGGCACCTATACGCAGGCCGGCCAGAACTACGGCACGACGCTGCTGTGGACGCTGCTGCTGCTCGTGCCGGTGCTGTACGTGAACCAGGAAATGGTGCTGCGGCTCGGCGCTGTCACGGGCGTGGGCCATGCACGGCTGATCTTCGAGCGCTTCGGCAAGTTCTGGGGTGCGTTCAGCGTGATCGACCTGTTCCTGCTCAACGCGTTGACGATCGTCACGGAGTTCATCGGCATCACGTTCGTGCTCGCATTCTTCGGGCTCCCGAAGGTGGCTGGCGTGTGCGTCGCGGCCGCGCTGACGATGGCCGCGGTGAGTACCGGAGACTTCCGGCGCTTCGAGCGCTTCGCGATCGTGCTGTGCGTGCTGAGCCTGCTGCTCGTGCCGGTGCTCGTGTCGATCCATCCGCCGGTGTCGCAGATGTCGCGCGACTTCTTCATCCCGAACTGGCCCGCGCACGCGAAGCTGTCGGACGTGATGCTGCTCGTGATCGGCATCGTCGGTACGACGGTCGCGCCGTGGCAGCTGTTCTTCCAGCAGAGCTACGTGATCGACAAGCGCATCACGCCGCGCTTCATGAAGTACGAGAAGATCGATCTGTGGATCGGCATCGCGTTCGTGCTGATCGGCGCGGTCGCGATGATCGGCTTCAGCGCCGCGCTGTTCGGCGGCCATCCGGAAGCCGGCAACTTCACCGATGCGGGCGGCATCATCGCCGGCCTCGAGAAATACGCGGGCCGCACGAGCGCGACGCTGTTCGCGGTCGCGCTGCTCGACGCATGCATCATCGGCGCCGCGGCCGTGTCGCTGTCGACCGCGTACGCGATCGGCGACGTGTTCAAGATCCGCCATTCGCTGCATCGCGGCGTGTCCGATGCGAAGGGCTTCTATCTCGTCTACTTCGGGATCGTCGCGGCCGCGGCCGCGCTGGTGCTGATTCCGGGCAGCCCGCTCGGCCTCTTGACCGAAGCGGTGCAGACGCTCGCCGGCGTGCTGCTGCCGAGCGCCACGGTGTTCCTGCTCGTGCTGTGCAACGATCGCCAGGTGCTCGGGCCGTGGGTCAACTCGACGCGGCTGAACGTGTTCACGGGCGCGGTGATCTGGGTGCTCGTGCTGCTGTCGATCATCCTGACCGCCTCGGTGATGTACCCGGACATCAGCGGCGAAGCGATCGTCGACGTGCTGGTGGGCGGCACCGTGCTCGCGATCGCCGGCTATCTCGCGACGGTGCTGATCCGCCGCAACCGGCGCGTCGTCGAGCCTGGCATCGATCGCTCGCTGCGCGACGCGTGGCGCATGCCGCCGCTCGATTCGCTCACGCCGCAGAAGATGACCGTCGCGACGCGCGTGTGGATGGCCGTGCTGCGCGGCTATCTGGTGGTGGCGGTGGGCTTGGTGATCGTCAAGGTCGTGCAGATGACGTTGCTGAAGTAG
- a CDS encoding helix-turn-helix transcriptional regulator, whose protein sequence is MSDIALHEEAVAPGSMARLSQRPIANANASRERPVQVVWCDDVKLGEVAQPNAPKLGVADTLAQAQSTAERNRIVASLLHLTGFSTFAYFALEFSREHVESLYLHEAFTPATYRGDYVRHSHHDVDPRTLGARVCNMPIVWDLQQLRREHRERDGGPCVTSAALDGFLQTMQDDGMCSGIMYSMAVPGTRLHAFMSFTAPRRTREWIAPTTIEQALSIGLSVHKFASPQLIATSRERAINGLTPFEQELLLGIAEGASDKEIGRRLDTSAHNVDYHLRKLRKRFGVANRIQLTYLTSKLELI, encoded by the coding sequence ATGTCCGATATTGCATTGCATGAAGAAGCGGTCGCCCCAGGCAGCATGGCCCGTTTGTCGCAGCGTCCGATCGCGAACGCAAACGCGTCGAGGGAGCGGCCGGTGCAGGTCGTCTGGTGCGACGACGTCAAGCTCGGCGAGGTCGCGCAGCCGAACGCGCCGAAGCTCGGCGTCGCCGATACGCTCGCGCAGGCGCAAAGCACGGCCGAGCGCAACCGGATCGTCGCGAGCCTGCTGCACCTGACCGGCTTCTCGACCTTCGCGTATTTCGCGCTCGAGTTCTCGCGCGAGCACGTCGAGAGTCTCTATCTGCACGAGGCGTTCACGCCGGCCACCTACCGCGGCGACTACGTGCGCCACAGCCATCACGACGTCGATCCGCGCACGCTCGGCGCGCGTGTGTGCAACATGCCGATCGTGTGGGATCTGCAACAGCTGCGCCGCGAGCATCGCGAGCGCGACGGCGGCCCGTGCGTGACGTCGGCCGCGCTCGACGGTTTCCTGCAGACGATGCAGGACGACGGGATGTGCAGCGGCATCATGTATTCGATGGCCGTGCCCGGCACCCGGCTGCATGCGTTCATGAGCTTCACCGCGCCGCGCCGCACCCGCGAATGGATCGCGCCGACGACGATCGAGCAGGCGCTGTCGATCGGGCTGTCGGTGCACAAGTTCGCGTCGCCGCAGCTGATCGCGACGTCGCGCGAACGCGCGATCAACGGGCTCACGCCGTTCGAGCAGGAACTGTTGCTGGGCATCGCGGAAGGCGCCTCGGACAAGGAGATCGGCCGGCGCCTCGACACCAGCGCGCACAACGTCGACTATCACCTGCGCAAGCTGCGCAAGCGCTTCGGCGTCGCGAACCGGATTCAGCTCACGTACCTCACGTCGAAGCTCGAGTTGATCTGA
- a CDS encoding helix-turn-helix transcriptional regulator yields MTHADDAPRVEWFSQTDIAAAAAYSTEIHAVERDVFTGARIPSGKSDTSTLDFAQCHARLRQIGFSTLGYGAYEMIGRRILCAHLLRDLAPPTFMQPYIEGMLYENDPRFAQVRQSGFPVAWRLDDIEGVAHASGDRKVLALAGHLRAHAMNSGVIFSLSAPRLDLRVAVNLTSESHGTEWIDDRVIGGALSVSLAVHRVALPFLEARVARMRGFALGDEQQQVLERLVHGLSDQEIASALRTSLHKVGHHIRSLEKLFNVRNRAQLAYLAGRRLES; encoded by the coding sequence ATGACACATGCTGACGACGCACCGCGCGTCGAATGGTTTTCGCAAACGGATATCGCGGCCGCTGCCGCTTATTCGACGGAAATTCACGCCGTCGAGCGCGACGTTTTTACCGGCGCGCGCATTCCATCCGGTAAATCGGACACATCTACGCTCGATTTCGCGCAATGCCATGCGCGCTTGAGACAAATCGGATTCAGCACGCTCGGCTACGGCGCATACGAGATGATCGGGCGGCGCATTCTGTGCGCGCATCTGTTGCGCGATCTTGCGCCGCCGACCTTCATGCAGCCGTATATCGAGGGCATGCTGTACGAGAACGATCCGCGCTTCGCGCAGGTTCGGCAAAGCGGTTTTCCGGTCGCGTGGCGGCTCGACGACATCGAAGGCGTCGCGCACGCGAGCGGCGATCGCAAGGTGCTCGCGCTGGCTGGACACCTGCGTGCGCATGCGATGAACAGCGGCGTGATCTTCAGCCTGTCGGCGCCGCGGCTCGATCTGCGTGTCGCGGTGAACCTGACGTCGGAGAGCCACGGCACGGAATGGATCGACGATCGCGTGATCGGCGGCGCGCTGTCGGTGAGCCTCGCCGTGCATCGCGTCGCGTTGCCGTTCCTCGAGGCGCGCGTCGCGCGCATGCGCGGCTTCGCGCTCGGCGACGAGCAGCAGCAGGTGCTCGAGCGCCTCGTGCACGGGCTGTCCGACCAGGAAATCGCGAGCGCGCTGCGCACCTCGTTGCACAAGGTCGGCCACCACATCCGCTCGCTCGAAAAACTGTTCAACGTGCGCAACCGCGCGCAGCTCGCCTATCTCGCCGGACGTCGTCTGGAGTCCTGA